The DNA region CCAAGCTCGGTCAGGCTGTAGCAGACGCTGGGCGGCTTGGTGTCGAAGACCTCGCGCCGCACGATCCCGTCGCGTTCGAGGTTGCGCAGCGACTGGGTCAGCATCCGTTTGGAAATGTCGGGCAGGGCGCGCAGCAGGGCGTTGAAGCGGACCGGACCCTGCTCAAGCTCCATCAGGATCAGCACCGGCCACTTTGCGGACACGTGGTCGAGCACTTGCCGCACCGGGCATTGCGACAGATCGGACGCCTGCGCCTTCCAGTCCTTCATCCGATTGGTGGGGGTCGCTTCCATGGCGGGGTTCCCTTTCTGTTACCTTGTCCCGAAAAACTGCCTCCTTTCGGGACGCGGAGTAAGTCTCTAACTGAGACCTGTATCCGATTCCATACCCGAAAGGAAAGATCATGACGAAGTACCTGGTGACCGGAGCGTCGGGGCAGTTGGGGCAGAAGGTGGTGGATCACCTTGCCACGCTGGTGCCTGCCGGCGACATCATCGCATTGGTGCGCTCGGACGCGGCGCGTGAGGCATTCGCGGCGAAGGGCATCGCCACGCGGCAGGCCGACTACGAAGACCCGGAGTCGCTGCGCGCGGCCTTCGACGGGGTGGACCGGCTGCTGCTGATCTCGTCTTCCGAGGTCGGCAAGCGCACGGCGCAGCACCGCAACGTGATCGACGCGGCGAAAGCGGCGGGCGTGGGCTTCATTGCCTATACATCGATCCTGAACGCCGAGACCGGCGGCATGGCGCTGGCCGAGGAACATCTGCAGACCGAGGCGCTGCTGCGCGACAGCGGCATTCCCCACGCGCTGCTGCGCAACGGCTGGTATTCGGAGAACATCGCCGGGACCGCGCCGCAGGCCGTGGACATGGGCCAGCACTTCGGGGCCGCGGGCGCGGGGCGTTTTTCCACCGCCTCGCGGCAGGACTATGCGGAGGCCGCGGCGGTCGTGCTGGCGGGCGAGGGCCACGCCGGAGCGGTCTACGAACTGGGCGGCGACAGCGACTTTTCCCTGACCGAATACGCGGCGCTGCTGAGCGAGGTGTCCGGCAAGGACGTGGCCTATGTCGACATGGATGAAGCGGGCTACAAGGCGGCGCTGGTGGGCGCGGGCCTGCCGGAGGGCTTCGCCGGTATTCTGGCCGACAGCGACGCGAAGGCGGGGCAGGGGGCGCTGGCTACGCAGTCCCGTGACCTGAGCCGCCTGATCGGCCGCCCGACAACGCCCATGCGCGACACGCTGAAGGCCGTGCTGGGCTGAACGTCCGACTTGCCCCGGACGTCGGAGGGCGGCCCCCTGGGGTCGCCCTTTTCCATGTGGTGCGGTCAGAGCAGGGCGGCGGAGCGGCTGTCTTCCACTGCGAAGTCGATCAGGGCGCGGATCTTTCGGGGCAGGCTGCGCCCTTCGAGGTAGACGGCGCTGACCGGGATCGTCGTGCTTTCGTAGTCCTTCAGCACCGGGACGAGGCGACCGGTGGCCAGCGCGTCCGTGACCGCGAAACGCGGCGTGTAGCAGATGCCCAGTCCGGATGCGGCCAGTTCCGCCGCCGCGCGGGCAGAGTTCACCTGGAACCGGCCCTGTACGTCCACCGCCTGTTCCGTGCCGTTCTTCAGGAACACCCAGCGGCGCGGGGCGCGGCGATTGGTGTCGAGGATGCAGGCGTGGTGGCGCAGGTCGTCAGGCGTGGCGGGGGCACCGTGACCGTCGAGGTAGGCCGGGCCGGCCGCCGCGACCGAGCGCATCTCTCCCAGCTTGCGGGATTTCAGCGACCGCATGTCCGACTGGCCGACTCGGAAGGCGAGG from Sagittula stellata E-37 includes:
- a CDS encoding SDR family oxidoreductase — encoded protein: MTKYLVTGASGQLGQKVVDHLATLVPAGDIIALVRSDAAREAFAAKGIATRQADYEDPESLRAAFDGVDRLLLISSSEVGKRTAQHRNVIDAAKAAGVGFIAYTSILNAETGGMALAEEHLQTEALLRDSGIPHALLRNGWYSENIAGTAPQAVDMGQHFGAAGAGRFSTASRQDYAEAAAVVLAGEGHAGAVYELGGDSDFSLTEYAALLSEVSGKDVAYVDMDEAGYKAALVGAGLPEGFAGILADSDAKAGQGALATQSRDLSRLIGRPTTPMRDTLKAVLG
- a CDS encoding winged helix-turn-helix transcriptional regulator yields the protein MEATPTNRMKDWKAQASDLSQCPVRQVLDHVSAKWPVLILMELEQGPVRFNALLRALPDISKRMLTQSLRNLERDGIVRREVFDTKPPSVCYSLTELGEGFLPHLLAMVDWAEKGMPHIAAARAAFDRA
- a CDS encoding LysR family transcriptional regulator codes for the protein MDIVDQLKTFVATAKTGSFTAAADQLGVSNRLTSKYVAELENRLGVRLLQRTTRKVGLTPAGEDLLARAPALLDDLDALLAEVSDTSRGFTGVVRISAPVTFGEVYVAGMLARFAARNPDLTFDLRLHDGFVDLASDGIDLAFRVGQSDMRSLKSRKLGEMRSVAAAGPAYLDGHGAPATPDDLRHHACILDTNRRAPRRWVFLKNGTEQAVDVQGRFQVNSARAAAELAASGLGICYTPRFAVTDALATGRLVPVLKDYESTTIPVSAVYLEGRSLPRKIRALIDFAVEDSRSAALL